The genomic segment TTCATTGacagagaggccgagaaCACCACAGTCCCTTTTCGACTTTTTTCttgacttctttctcttgttttttcttcccccgCGTCCATTTTGTTCTGCCACCCTTGTGTGTACCTTTTTcctgtcgcttttctcgctaAACATCCGTCCGTCGCAAGCGCGCTGTTCGAACTCGAGTTTTCTCTGCACTGTGTCTCGAAGCATggttgtctttctcttcttctctccctctctgcagtcctctctcctccaccaTTTCTTCATCGTCTATCAGTCTGtcatttctgtttcttgacGTTTCCACGACCCCgatttctgcgtttctcctgtgCCAGTTTGCTTCACGCTCACGGATTTACTCGAATCTCTGTTCTGTCTAACTTCCCCGATccctcctccgtctctttggtatttcttgctcttctttcttcccctgtctcgttgcttcttctttctccgtgctttctctgtgtccctgcttccttcttcgactgCCAACTTCTTGACCGCAGCCTTTTTCCGTCGCTTCAGAGTTTGAGCGACGACGACGTCCTGTGGAGTGGACGCTCTCCATCTGTttgctgctcttcttcagccGTCGCAGACGCTCTGGGGAAGCCTCTGAGCTACGTCATGGTGGGATACTCGCAGACCGGGCAGATGCGTTTCGGCGGGAGCAGCGACCCGTGTGCGTTCATTCGCGTTGCTTCCATTGGAGGCATCACCAGTTCCACGAACTGCAAAAtcgccgctgctctctccgctgcatgcgaacgCCACCTGGGCGTCCCCAAGAACCGCATGTAGGCCGAACGGACCAGAGCGCCTCACACCGCGCTCAACGCtcggaaaacaaagaggaTTCAGGGTCGACTCACACTGTAGAGAGTAAAGCTTTGAGTAGACGATTCCACTCCGGTCGCGGAGATGCTTTTCCAGCTTCTGACTCTGGTTGAagtctgcctctcccttctctctcttccgtgcGTCGCTGACTCTGTGGCGCATGTGGAGAGCGGGAGCGGCGAGCGCACAGCTGAGCAGAGGCGCAAAAGGCATGTTGCGAGCGAGTcgcggaagcagaagcgtactgagagaaaaaagggagatggCAGTTAaaaggcgggagaagaagagtccgtcgaagaaagacacaggagCAACAGAAACGACGTAaatcgagagaaagcgagtgtgcgcgtctctctcttttgcggGAGGGTGTGTTGGGCGCGCTGTAGAAGTTGGAATCAgatcgagaaaaaagcaggtgaggagaaagaggagagagcgaaaaggcagaggggaagcagaaaaagagagacaagtccgcatgcagtgaggacgaggaggcgtttgtgcatgcgcaacgGAGCCAGTCTGCTCCGAACAGGGCATTTGCGGTTTTGTTTTGCTTGCGTTTTCCTTCAGCTACACGACATTCACAAACAAGAGCCCCTCTGAGTGGGCCATGGGCGACCGAACTTTCGGCTGAGCTGAGAGCGCTCTGGACGTTTCATGCAGAGATCTGTCTTCGGATTTGTCGCGGAAAACGTCTCGGTTTGCGAACCGTGTCGAGTATGAACTGAGGGGTGCACCCAGAGACTTCATCCGCGGGCGCTGGTTACCGGAACTGAGTTGAAAAGGCGCTCTATACATACAGCTGGAACTGTCACAGACTCACGAGAGCACCGAGTCGAATACTGCCGCAGACTTCTTTCCATTTGTTGCATGGTATTATTTCAAGTTCTTTCTAAACGTCTGtgctccttcctctctgcgctcGGGCATCACCCTTGTACAAGAAAAGAGATTTACGAACCAAGGAGACTTATCTCCACCAGGTAGAGTacttgctgcttctctcctctgtgcgTCTTTCGCACTCTTTTCCTGGCGTCCTGCTTCCGTCGTTCTCTcactcttctgctctttcgccgcttcttctcgctctcttctctccccttcctccttctcgcgttctttctccgtctctcttctttattcctttttctcgctcgtctctcgatgcggaagagacgcgcgaacGCCACCCGCGACGTCGCAGCTAAAAGTGGTGGATGGCCCGCGACACACACAGCCGGTTTTTCCACATAAAAATTGGCCGCGTtacaagcagaagaaagcatGTTTCACACTGAGttagagaagcagcagcagcgtaGAAACTTCGGATCGTGCATGCGACACCACCCTTTTTCGCGTTCTGCTGTATTTTGACGTTTTTGGTGATTGTGTAGCTGAGAGGATTTCGCCGATGTTTCTTTCCGGGGAGAAGTCAAAACTGAAACGGCAAGCCTTGCAAGGAAGAGCCAGGAGGGACAGGCCTCCACACTCTCCGTTTTCAGAGAAGCTGCCAAAGACGTTCTGAAGTAAATGGACGGTAGAGGAGGGCGTAGAGAGGGAGCAAATGATTTTGAGAAATCTACGAAGACCTggagaaagcaagaaagaTATACAGAGTTTCACAACGATCTACGAAGgcctcgagagagagctCAGGGAGACCCTGTGGGATCCGCACAGATCGACGGAAAAAGCCGTTTCTCAAAGAAAGTCCGCAAATGGCCTCGCGCCCAGCGTGGAGAGGCAACGTGTgtggcggcgaaggcgaaacggGAGTCTCCGAAAAACAGCCGCACCGgcgaggtgtatgtacacctgagaCGAACAGCGGATCGGCGAgcggcggagacacctcAGAAGCCTGGACCCAatacagagaagaacgctcTCTCTGGGAGGCGCGTCTCCGACGAACATTTCACATCGAACGAAAAAgccacacatgcacatggaTCGTCAAAATCAGGTTTTCACCAAGTTCTCAAACACACAACAGAACGTTGACTTTGAATTCCTTCTGCGTCCCTCTCGAGCCTCGCGCATGCTCGCGAGATTTCTCTCGCGTGCGAAGACGCGTCTGCCGACCAAaggcgcctcttcttcttttccccattcgttctcgtctgcttccgcgtcgggagaaaaagagtcgagttcttcgtttcctcgcgttccttcctctcggctCTTCCTCGATTCCTTCGACTGATCCTCGACTGCCGCGAAACCTGTTCGCTTTCCGACCTCTGGACACTCGCAGACAccgcgcttcctctccatccTCGCGaacttcttctccgttttctcttcgcgtcttccttcgctcgAAGATTTCCTTTGCAGGCACAAAAGAAAGAgcactctctctccccggTCGAACCGCCCCGGTCCACCACGTTCTTTTCAGAGACGACACACGAGAAAGACATGCGAGACACGAAAGAAAGTCGTCTTCGGCGGAAGCTCCTACAGAGCTGCAAGAcggcggagaaagaagaaagaagaaaagacgttTTCAAAGAAGTTCGACGTTATCCTCGTCGAATCGCGGCGGCGCCAGACGCGGAATCTGCACAGAAAACCGGACAGCGTGAACCCGAGTCGTTTCATTCGACAAGAGACGTCTCCTGCTCAGcaaaaaaagggagagggTGAACGGACTTCCACGTCGACTAAAAACGGAACATCCGGTCTTTCTGGAATTCAAGAAAACATCcactctcttccttcgcttccgtcTTCTCAAACCCGGCCGCCTCAAaacgcctctctcctctctgcaggcCCCGACatacaaatgcatatatatatatatatatataaatatataaatataaaaGTGATTGAACTAGGTTGTGTACTCTATATACGACCCTGTATTTCAAataaaacatatatatatatatatatatataatgaAGTAGACGGCATACTTCATATATGTACTGTAGCCTATACaacattatatatatatatatataaccgGTTCTGTATCTCGTCgatctctctccactttcctaCCAAAGCACCACTCGATAACTGAAAAAGAATCGATGctcagagagcagagagaggcaaccCTCGGATGCACCTGTGAAGAGGAAAACTGCGACTCCGCGAAGGCACCGTAACGAGAGACGCGGACACTACCCCAGTTTCAGTGCGGTATGTGTACACTGTGTGGGTGGGTGTGTACTAAATAAGCTGTGGAGTCgccgaatataagccgaatcCGCTGCCGTTAATGCTTGACGCACGGGACACCCGGAGTCGAGCGTCTACAAGACACATACAggttcgttttctgtcgaagTCGAGCGAGGGTGAAGACCGGAGCTTCCTTGAGTTTCGCGAGAGCTGACATGGGAGGGGAAGAGGGGCCGTGAATCGTCGAGTTCGAAATCTTCTGTCGGTTTCGGCGACCGCGAAGACATGCCGGAAGTTCTTTGACCGCCTGCTGCGTTGCCGTAGTTCATCAGCGTcggcgcgtcttcttcgttctcgtcc from the Toxoplasma gondii ME49 chromosome IX, whole genome shotgun sequence genome contains:
- a CDS encoding hypothetical protein (encoded by transcript TGME49_290150) produces the protein MSFSCVVSEKNVVDRGGSTGERECSFFCACKGNLRAKEDAKRKRRRSSRGWRGSAVSASVQRSESEQVSRQSRISRRNRGRAERKEREETKNSTLFLPTRKQTRTNGEKKKRRLWSADASSHAREISRACARLERDAEGIQSQRSVVCLRTW
- a CDS encoding macrophage migration inhibitory factor, putative (encoded by transcript TGME49_290040~Signal peptide predicted by SignalP 2.0 HMM (probability 0.553) with cleavage site probability 0.395 at residue 17), which encodes MPKCMIFCPVAATPAQQDALLKDAEKAVADALGKPLSYVMVGYSQTGQMRFGGSSDPCAFIRVASIGGITSSTNCKIAAALSAACERHLGVPKNRIYTTFTNKSPSEWAMGDRTFG